The Aggregicoccus sp. 17bor-14 genome includes a region encoding these proteins:
- a CDS encoding adenosine deaminase, giving the protein MARDLIDLHIHVGGAVAPHILWSIAHQQGFKLPVKGYFEFVELITSRPGKVGSLDDYLKILHTWTEKIQSSPSAIERSVYEIIGKEYRGSRVTQMELRFNPMKRNLNSELDLDHIIHAALRGMDRASLEYGVKTGLIFCLAREWDHRLNSILVEKAIKYRGRGVYGIDLAGSEKNAMEKRPDALREFQDLYERARKAGLKCTVHTGETKGTGAEGVMTVVEALHPHRIGHGILAAYDESAMRILRERNVLLELCPTSNLHTKAVEGLDEFKHMVRTLWDRGVKFSINTDGPYLLETDMSSEVALMEKHGILTPDQVNQTLAWAREYSFIPA; this is encoded by the coding sequence ATGGCTCGCGACCTGATCGATCTGCACATCCACGTGGGCGGCGCCGTGGCGCCCCACATCCTCTGGTCCATCGCCCACCAGCAGGGCTTCAAGCTGCCGGTGAAGGGATACTTCGAGTTCGTGGAGCTGATCACCTCGCGTCCCGGCAAGGTGGGCAGCCTCGACGACTACCTGAAGATCCTCCACACCTGGACGGAGAAGATCCAGAGCTCGCCCAGCGCCATCGAGCGCAGCGTGTACGAGATCATCGGCAAGGAGTACCGCGGCAGCCGGGTGACGCAGATGGAGCTGCGCTTCAACCCGATGAAGCGCAACCTCAACAGCGAGCTGGACCTGGACCACATCATCCACGCGGCCCTGCGCGGCATGGACCGCGCTTCGCTCGAGTACGGGGTGAAGACGGGCCTCATCTTCTGCCTCGCGCGCGAGTGGGATCACCGGCTCAACAGCATCCTGGTCGAGAAGGCGATCAAGTACCGGGGACGCGGCGTCTACGGCATCGACCTCGCGGGCAGCGAGAAGAACGCGATGGAGAAGCGGCCGGACGCCCTGCGCGAGTTCCAGGATCTCTACGAGCGCGCGCGCAAGGCGGGGCTCAAGTGCACGGTGCACACGGGCGAGACGAAGGGCACCGGCGCCGAGGGCGTGATGACGGTGGTGGAGGCGCTGCATCCGCACCGCATCGGCCACGGCATCCTCGCCGCCTACGACGAGAGCGCGATGCGCATCCTGCGCGAGCGCAACGTGCTGCTCGAGCTGTGCCCCACCTCCAACCTGCACACCAAGGCGGTGGAGGGCCTGGACGAGTTCAAGCACATGGTGCGCACGCTCTGGGACCGCGGGGTGAAGTTCAGCATCAACACGGACGGGCCCTACCTGCTCGAGACGGACATGAGCAGCGAGGTGGCGCTGATGGAGAAGCACGGCATCCTCACGCCCGACCAGGTGAACCAGACGCTCGCCTGGGCGCGCGAGTACTCGTTCATTCCGGCCTAG
- the gcvH gene encoding glycine cleavage system protein GcvH: MAAVPQDLKYTKDHEWARPSGKSVVVGVTSHAQEALGDVVYVELPKVGATLTAGQPFGVIESTKAVSELFAPVSGKVVKVNDALSDNPQTVNSDPYAAGWIVEVELSDTKQLDGLMDASAYEKLLAKQAH, from the coding sequence ATGGCCGCTGTCCCCCAGGATCTGAAGTACACGAAGGACCACGAGTGGGCGCGCCCCTCGGGCAAGTCGGTGGTGGTGGGCGTGACCTCGCACGCCCAGGAGGCGCTCGGTGACGTGGTCTACGTGGAGCTGCCCAAGGTGGGCGCCACGCTGACGGCCGGCCAGCCCTTCGGCGTCATCGAGTCCACCAAGGCGGTGAGCGAGCTCTTCGCCCCCGTGAGCGGCAAGGTGGTGAAGGTGAACGACGCCCTGAGCGACAACCCCCAGACCGTGAACTCGGACCCGTACGCGGCCGGGTGGATCGTCGAGGTCGAGCTCTCGGACACCAAGCAGCTGGACGGCCTCATGGATGCCAGCGCGTACGAGAAGCTGCTCGCGAAGCAGGCGCACTAA
- a CDS encoding quinone-dependent dihydroorotate dehydrogenase produces MYPLLRTLLFLLPAEAAHELTLFAMRLLSRFQGLCRWLRERALGLPPVDLSVELAGLRFAHPVALAAGLDKEAAAVDALLALGFSAVEVGTLTPRPQPGNPRPRLFRIPEQRAVINRMGFNNGGALAAAERLRRRRWQPAPVGVNIGKNKDTPLERAVDDYVACVDALGALGDYVVVNASSPNTPGLRKLQEPEALGALLRAVKARLAQVAPGKPLFLKIAPDLTPEAVDEVVDVVRSCGLDGLICTNTTIARPFEHPVAKEAGGLSGAPVREPANAVIRRAYQRSGGTLPIIGVGGVFSASDVVEKLRAGASLVQVYTGFIYEGPGMPRRLAQGLSEHLQREGLKSVRELVGADARRAAPPAVLATP; encoded by the coding sequence ATGTACCCGCTCCTCCGCACCCTCCTCTTCCTGCTCCCGGCCGAGGCGGCCCACGAGCTGACCCTCTTCGCCATGCGGCTGCTGAGCCGCTTCCAGGGGCTGTGCCGCTGGCTGCGCGAGCGGGCGCTGGGGCTGCCGCCGGTGGATCTCTCGGTGGAGCTGGCGGGCCTGCGCTTCGCGCACCCGGTGGCGCTCGCGGCGGGCCTGGACAAGGAGGCGGCGGCGGTGGATGCGCTGCTCGCCCTGGGCTTCAGTGCGGTGGAGGTGGGCACGCTCACCCCGCGCCCGCAGCCGGGCAACCCCCGCCCCCGCCTCTTCCGCATCCCGGAGCAGCGCGCGGTGATCAACCGGATGGGCTTCAACAACGGCGGCGCGCTCGCGGCGGCTGAGCGCCTGCGGCGCCGGCGCTGGCAGCCGGCGCCGGTGGGCGTGAACATCGGGAAGAACAAGGACACGCCGCTGGAGCGCGCGGTGGACGACTACGTGGCCTGCGTGGACGCGCTCGGGGCGCTGGGCGACTACGTGGTGGTGAACGCGAGCTCGCCCAACACCCCCGGCCTGCGCAAGCTGCAGGAGCCCGAGGCGCTGGGCGCCCTGCTGCGGGCGGTGAAGGCGCGGCTCGCGCAGGTGGCACCGGGCAAGCCCCTGTTCCTGAAGATTGCCCCGGACCTCACCCCCGAGGCCGTGGACGAGGTGGTGGACGTGGTGCGCAGCTGCGGCCTGGACGGGCTCATCTGCACCAACACCACGATCGCGCGGCCCTTCGAGCACCCGGTGGCGAAGGAGGCGGGAGGGCTCTCCGGCGCCCCGGTGCGCGAGCCGGCGAACGCCGTCATCCGCCGCGCCTACCAGCGCAGCGGCGGCACGCTGCCCATCATCGGGGTGGGCGGGGTGTTCAGCGCCTCGGACGTGGTGGAGAAGCTGCGCGCCGGCGCCTCGCTCGTACAGGTGTACACGGGCTTCATCTACGAGGGGCCCGGGATGCCGCGGCGCCTCGCACAGGGCCTGAGCGAGCACCTGCAGCGCGAGGGCCTCAAGAGCGTGCGCGAGCTGGTGGGCGCGGACGCGCGCAGGGCAGCGCCGCCCGCGGTGCTCGCCACGCCGTAG
- a CDS encoding cation diffusion facilitator family transporter, with amino-acid sequence MEPSPAQTRNARIRQVLAAILVANWAVAAAKLGIGLYHQFASVTADGLHSFIDGSSNVLGLVAMSVAAQPADDDHPYGHGKFEALASLGIGAMVGVGMLELGRMAFDSLLHDRHPSVSPVMAWVMVGTLVINVVVSRVERRFGERLNSSLLLADARHTLSDVFVTGAVLLSMLLVWLGFPRADGVVALVVMLFVAHVAYTIVRQAVGILSDSARLDPVHVAALTAAVEGVRSCREVRSRGMEESVYVDLKIEVDPHLSTARAHALADEVEQRLQAAYPQVVDVVVHVEPVRPR; translated from the coding sequence GTGGAGCCCTCCCCCGCCCAGACGCGCAACGCCCGCATCCGCCAGGTCCTCGCCGCCATCCTCGTCGCCAACTGGGCCGTGGCCGCCGCCAAGCTGGGCATCGGCCTCTACCACCAGTTCGCCTCGGTGACGGCGGACGGCCTGCACTCCTTCATCGACGGCAGCTCCAACGTGCTCGGCCTGGTGGCCATGTCCGTGGCGGCGCAGCCCGCGGACGACGATCACCCCTACGGCCACGGCAAGTTCGAGGCGCTCGCGTCGCTGGGCATCGGGGCGATGGTGGGCGTGGGCATGCTGGAGCTGGGGCGCATGGCCTTCGACTCGCTCCTGCACGATCGCCACCCCAGCGTGAGCCCGGTGATGGCCTGGGTGATGGTGGGCACGCTCGTCATCAACGTGGTGGTGAGCCGCGTGGAGCGCCGCTTCGGCGAGCGGCTCAACAGCTCGCTGCTGCTCGCGGACGCGCGCCACACGCTCTCGGACGTGTTCGTCACCGGCGCGGTGCTGCTCTCCATGCTGCTGGTGTGGCTGGGCTTCCCGCGCGCCGACGGCGTGGTGGCGCTGGTGGTGATGCTCTTCGTCGCCCACGTGGCCTACACCATCGTGCGCCAGGCGGTGGGCATCCTCTCCGACTCGGCGCGCCTGGACCCGGTGCACGTGGCCGCGCTCACCGCCGCGGTCGAAGGCGTGCGCTCCTGCCGCGAGGTGCGCAGCCGCGGAATGGAGGAGAGCGTCTACGTGGACCTCAAGATCGAGGTCGACCCGCACCTGAGCACCGCGCGGGCGCACGCGCTCGCGGACGAGGTGGAGCAGCGCCTGCAGGCGGCCTACCCCCAGGTCGTGGACGTGGTCGTGCACGTGGAGCCGGTGCGGCCGCGCTGA
- the gcvT gene encoding glycine cleavage system aminomethyltransferase GcvT: protein MPRRTPLNEAHRKLGARMVDFVGWDMPVQYTSVIAEHEAVRTGVGLFDVSHMGEIEFRGPGALESANALISNDLARCADGQAVYAGLLNEQGGFVDDVVAYRFSAERILVCVNASNVDKDFAWMKEHAKGVAPVNRSDDFAQIAVQGPKAPALVQRLTKADLSKVGTYRFTEGEVAGVKCIISRTGYTGEDGFELYCPPQDAEKLWNALMAEGQQDGVKPAGLGCRDSLRTEMKYALYGNDIDDAHTALEAGLGWIVKLDKAQFVGKDALVAQKAAGVKRKLVGFELTGAGVPRHGYPVLKDGQRVGEVTSGTMGPSVKKPIGMAYVPTELAAEGSTFDVDIRGRAVPATVVKTPFLKKS from the coding sequence ATGCCCCGGCGCACGCCGCTCAACGAGGCCCACCGCAAGCTGGGGGCCCGCATGGTCGACTTCGTGGGCTGGGACATGCCCGTGCAGTACACCTCCGTCATCGCGGAGCACGAGGCGGTGCGCACGGGCGTGGGTCTCTTCGACGTCTCGCACATGGGCGAGATCGAGTTCCGCGGCCCCGGCGCGCTCGAGAGCGCCAACGCGCTCATCAGCAACGATCTCGCGCGCTGTGCGGACGGCCAGGCGGTGTACGCGGGCCTGCTCAACGAGCAGGGCGGCTTCGTGGACGACGTGGTCGCCTACCGCTTCAGCGCCGAGCGCATCCTCGTCTGCGTCAACGCGAGCAACGTGGACAAGGACTTCGCCTGGATGAAGGAGCACGCCAAAGGCGTCGCCCCCGTCAACCGCAGCGACGACTTCGCCCAGATCGCCGTGCAGGGCCCCAAGGCCCCCGCGCTGGTGCAGCGGCTCACGAAGGCGGACCTCTCCAAGGTCGGCACCTACCGCTTCACCGAGGGCGAGGTCGCGGGCGTGAAGTGCATCATCTCGCGCACCGGCTACACCGGCGAGGACGGCTTCGAGCTGTACTGCCCCCCGCAGGACGCCGAGAAGCTCTGGAACGCGCTCATGGCGGAAGGGCAGCAGGACGGCGTGAAGCCCGCCGGCCTCGGCTGCCGCGACTCGCTGCGCACCGAGATGAAGTACGCGCTCTACGGCAACGACATCGACGACGCGCACACCGCGCTCGAGGCCGGCCTGGGCTGGATCGTGAAGCTCGACAAGGCGCAGTTCGTGGGCAAGGACGCGCTCGTCGCCCAGAAGGCCGCGGGCGTGAAGCGCAAGCTCGTGGGCTTCGAGCTCACCGGCGCGGGCGTCCCCCGCCACGGCTACCCCGTGCTCAAGGACGGCCAGCGCGTGGGCGAGGTGACGAGCGGCACCATGGGCCCCTCGGTGAAGAAGCCCATCGGCATGGCCTACGTGCCCACCGAGCTCGCCGCCGAGGGCTCCACCTTCGACGTGGACATCCGTGGCCGCGCCGTCCCGGCCACCGTCGTGAAGACCCCCTTCCTCAAGAAGTCCTGA
- a CDS encoding TerB family tellurite resistance protein translates to MGKLVGALLGLGLGLAVGNPLGAVLLVGVGLLAGHLYDDLRPLPAPSGPDLTADTCALLLEVARADGEPGREELRAVREHFADALGYGPQALGAVRRCLKAQLQAPRAPGPAAVALREVLGGAERLRLFEALWTLALADGRASNAEVQALRRVAGLLGIPAEAQAEREQRSLQPPAEPAGHASYAALGVAADASDAAVRRAFRRLAAQAHPDRVAHLGRAEGERATLRFQELERAYAEIRRLRGR, encoded by the coding sequence ATGGGCAAACTCGTCGGTGCACTGCTGGGGCTCGGCCTGGGGCTCGCCGTGGGCAACCCGCTCGGCGCGGTGCTGCTGGTGGGCGTGGGGCTGCTCGCGGGCCACCTCTACGACGACCTGCGCCCGCTGCCCGCGCCCTCCGGACCGGACCTCACCGCCGACACCTGCGCGCTGCTGCTCGAGGTGGCGCGCGCGGACGGCGAGCCGGGGCGCGAGGAGCTGCGCGCGGTGCGCGAGCACTTCGCGGATGCGCTGGGCTATGGCCCCCAGGCGCTGGGCGCGGTGCGACGCTGCCTGAAGGCGCAGCTGCAGGCCCCGCGCGCGCCCGGGCCGGCCGCGGTAGCGCTGAGAGAAGTGCTCGGTGGCGCTGAGCGCCTCCGCCTCTTCGAGGCGCTCTGGACCCTCGCGCTCGCCGACGGGCGCGCGAGCAACGCCGAGGTGCAGGCGCTGCGGCGCGTGGCGGGGCTGCTCGGCATCCCGGCCGAAGCCCAGGCCGAGCGCGAGCAGCGTTCCCTGCAGCCTCCCGCCGAGCCCGCGGGTCACGCGAGCTACGCGGCGCTGGGGGTTGCGGCGGACGCGAGCGACGCAGCGGTGCGGCGCGCGTTCCGGCGCCTCGCGGCGCAGGCGCACCCGGACCGGGTGGCGCACCTCGGCCGCGCGGAGGGCGAGCGGGCCACCCTGCGCTTCCAGGAGCTGGAGCGCGCGTACGCCGAGATTCGGAGGCTGCGCGGGCGCTGA
- a CDS encoding Smr/MutS family protein: MSERGGPPKKKDSGFNTPFAALKALKKVPEPAAPKKAPAPPPPPKKLAKPIEEDDAALFYAAMDGVSQLTERGKPPPEDPALPRLIEQLADDNAEALAQLAELVEGRGDFDIAERGEVLEGSASGGADRSLMEALRRGDFGLQGQLDLHGMGQAEARDAVERFLTESRRGHKRCVLIVHGRGLHSKDQLPVLKGQVQSWLSQKRIGKRVLAFATARPQDGGAGALYVLLRR, encoded by the coding sequence ATGAGCGAGCGCGGTGGCCCGCCGAAGAAGAAGGACAGTGGCTTCAACACCCCCTTCGCGGCGCTCAAGGCGCTGAAGAAGGTACCCGAGCCCGCGGCGCCGAAGAAGGCGCCCGCGCCGCCCCCTCCCCCGAAGAAGCTCGCGAAGCCGATCGAGGAGGACGACGCCGCGCTCTTCTACGCGGCGATGGACGGCGTGTCGCAGCTGACCGAGCGCGGCAAACCGCCGCCCGAGGACCCTGCCCTTCCCCGGCTCATCGAGCAGCTCGCGGACGACAACGCCGAGGCGCTCGCGCAGCTGGCCGAGCTGGTGGAGGGCCGCGGCGACTTCGACATCGCGGAGCGCGGCGAGGTGCTCGAGGGCTCGGCGTCCGGCGGCGCGGACCGCTCGCTGATGGAGGCGCTGCGGCGCGGCGACTTCGGGCTCCAGGGCCAGCTGGACCTGCACGGCATGGGGCAGGCCGAGGCCCGCGATGCCGTGGAGCGCTTCCTCACCGAGAGCCGACGCGGCCACAAGCGCTGCGTGCTGATCGTGCACGGGCGCGGGCTGCACTCGAAGGACCAGCTGCCGGTGCTCAAGGGCCAGGTGCAGTCGTGGCTCTCACAGAAGCGCATCGGGAAGCGGGTGCTGGCGTTCGCCACTGCACGTCCGCAGGACGGTGGCGCGGGCGCGCTGTACGTGCTGCTGCGCCGCTGA
- the gcvP gene encoding aminomethyl-transferring glycine dehydrogenase, with product MNLNWKHQEQFSGRHIGPDATELEAMLATLGVDSLETLIGQTVPSAIRSKEPLKIAAQPSEHELLAQLEKIAAKNQVFRSFIGMGYSDTHTPNVILRNIFQNPGWYTQYTPYQAEIAQGRLEALLNYQTMVMDLTGMEVANASLLDEGTAAAEAMAVALAVKGGEARTFFISDSCHPQTIEVVRTRALPLGIEVVVGDHRTVDLGAKKFFGALVQYPATDGAVHDYKAFGEKVHAAGGLFIVAADLLSLTLLTPPGEFGADVAVGSAQRFGVPMGYGGPHAAFFACKNAFTRVMPGRIIGVSADAQGRRALRMALQTREQHIRREKATSNICTAQVLLAIIASMYAVYHGPRGLKAIAERVHGLTTVLARGLAKLGLKPKHDQFFDTLRVELSSTAARAVLAAAEAQGMNLRRIDEKSIGVSLDETTRASDVEALLGVFAQGKKLEGGVDALAQDLVSPVDAGLQRKSPYLTHAVFNSYHSETEMLRYIKRLESRDLSLTHSMIPLGSCTMKLNATAEMIPVTWPQFSKLHPFAPPSQAAGYKAIFEQLEGYLAEVTGFSGVSLQPNAGSQGEYAGLLVIRAYHQARGQGHRDVVLIPSSAHGTNPASAVMAGYKVVVSRCDDNGNIDVEDLRAKAEQHKDNLAALMVTYPSTHGVFEEEIQEICRIIHERGGQVYMDGANLNAQVGLTRAGQFGADVCHINLHKTFCIPHGGGGPGMGPICVASHLTKFLPGHPVVTTGGAQAIGPISAAPWGSASILLISWMYISMMGGEGLTQATKVAILNANYIAERLQPHYPVLYRGKRGRVAHECIVDLRQLKKSAGIEVEDVAKRLMDYGFHAPTVSFPVSGTLMIEPTESESKAELDRFCDAMISIRQEIRDVEEGRAPREGNLLKNAPHTAAVLTAQEWDRSYTREQAAFPAPYLREGKFWPSVGRLNNVLGDRKLICSCPPTEDYAEQAA from the coding sequence ATGAACCTGAACTGGAAGCACCAGGAGCAGTTTTCCGGCCGCCACATCGGCCCGGACGCCACCGAGCTGGAGGCGATGCTCGCCACCCTCGGCGTGGACTCGCTCGAGACGCTGATCGGCCAGACCGTCCCCTCGGCCATCCGCTCGAAGGAGCCGCTGAAGATCGCCGCCCAGCCCAGCGAGCACGAGCTGCTCGCGCAGCTGGAGAAGATCGCCGCGAAGAACCAGGTGTTCCGGTCCTTCATCGGCATGGGCTACAGCGACACGCACACGCCCAACGTCATCCTGCGCAACATCTTCCAGAACCCGGGCTGGTACACCCAGTACACGCCCTACCAGGCGGAGATCGCGCAGGGCCGGCTCGAGGCGCTGCTCAACTACCAGACCATGGTGATGGACCTCACCGGCATGGAGGTGGCCAACGCCTCCCTGCTGGACGAGGGCACCGCGGCCGCCGAGGCCATGGCCGTGGCGCTCGCCGTGAAGGGCGGCGAGGCGCGCACCTTCTTCATCTCGGACTCCTGCCACCCGCAGACCATCGAGGTGGTGCGCACCCGCGCGCTGCCGCTGGGCATCGAGGTGGTGGTGGGCGACCACCGCACGGTGGACCTGGGCGCCAAGAAGTTCTTCGGCGCGCTGGTGCAGTACCCCGCCACCGACGGCGCCGTGCACGACTACAAGGCCTTCGGTGAGAAGGTGCACGCGGCCGGCGGCCTCTTCATCGTCGCCGCGGACCTGCTCTCGCTCACGCTGCTCACGCCCCCGGGCGAGTTCGGCGCGGACGTGGCGGTGGGCAGCGCCCAGCGCTTCGGCGTCCCCATGGGCTACGGCGGCCCGCACGCCGCCTTCTTCGCCTGCAAGAACGCCTTCACCCGCGTGATGCCGGGCCGCATCATCGGCGTGTCCGCGGACGCGCAGGGCCGGCGCGCGCTGCGCATGGCGCTGCAGACCCGCGAGCAGCACATCCGCCGCGAGAAGGCCACGAGCAACATCTGCACCGCGCAGGTGCTGCTGGCCATCATCGCCAGCATGTACGCCGTGTACCACGGGCCCAGGGGGCTCAAGGCCATCGCGGAGCGCGTGCACGGGCTGACCACGGTGCTCGCGCGGGGCCTGGCGAAGCTGGGCCTCAAGCCCAAGCACGACCAGTTCTTCGACACGCTGCGCGTGGAGCTCTCCTCCACGGCCGCCCGCGCGGTGCTCGCGGCCGCCGAGGCCCAGGGCATGAACCTGCGCCGCATCGACGAGAAGAGCATCGGCGTGAGCCTGGACGAGACCACCCGCGCCTCCGACGTGGAGGCGCTGCTCGGCGTCTTCGCGCAGGGCAAGAAGCTCGAGGGTGGGGTGGACGCGCTCGCGCAGGACCTGGTGAGCCCCGTGGACGCGGGCCTGCAGCGCAAGAGCCCGTACCTCACGCACGCGGTCTTCAACAGCTACCACTCCGAGACGGAGATGCTGCGCTACATCAAGCGCCTCGAGTCGCGCGACCTCTCGCTCACGCACTCGATGATCCCGCTGGGCAGCTGCACCATGAAGCTCAACGCCACCGCGGAGATGATCCCGGTGACGTGGCCGCAGTTCAGCAAGCTGCACCCCTTCGCGCCCCCGAGCCAGGCGGCCGGCTACAAGGCCATCTTCGAGCAGCTCGAGGGCTACCTCGCCGAGGTCACCGGCTTCTCCGGCGTCTCGCTGCAGCCCAACGCGGGCAGCCAGGGTGAGTACGCGGGCCTGCTGGTCATCCGCGCCTACCACCAGGCGCGCGGCCAGGGCCACCGCGACGTGGTGCTCATCCCCTCCAGCGCGCACGGCACCAACCCGGCGAGCGCCGTGATGGCGGGCTACAAGGTCGTGGTCTCGCGCTGCGACGACAACGGCAACATCGACGTGGAGGACCTGCGCGCCAAGGCGGAGCAGCACAAGGACAACCTCGCGGCGCTGATGGTGACCTACCCGTCCACCCACGGCGTGTTCGAGGAGGAGATCCAGGAGATCTGCCGGATCATCCACGAGCGCGGCGGCCAGGTGTACATGGACGGCGCGAACCTCAACGCCCAGGTGGGCCTCACGCGCGCGGGCCAGTTCGGCGCGGACGTGTGCCACATCAACCTGCACAAGACCTTCTGCATCCCGCACGGCGGTGGCGGCCCCGGCATGGGCCCCATCTGCGTGGCGAGCCACCTGACGAAGTTCCTCCCGGGCCACCCCGTGGTGACCACGGGCGGTGCGCAGGCCATCGGCCCCATCAGCGCGGCGCCGTGGGGCAGCGCGAGCATCCTGCTCATCTCGTGGATGTACATCTCGATGATGGGCGGCGAGGGGCTCACCCAGGCCACCAAGGTCGCCATCCTCAACGCGAACTACATCGCCGAGCGCCTGCAGCCGCACTACCCGGTGCTCTACCGCGGCAAGCGCGGCCGCGTGGCCCACGAGTGCATCGTGGACCTGCGCCAGCTCAAGAAGAGCGCGGGCATCGAGGTCGAGGACGTGGCCAAGCGCCTCATGGACTACGGCTTCCACGCGCCCACGGTGAGCTTCCCCGTGTCCGGCACCCTGATGATCGAGCCCACGGAGAGCGAGTCCAAGGCGGAGCTGGACCGCTTCTGCGACGCGATGATCTCCATCCGCCAGGAGATCCGCGACGTGGAGGAGGGCCGCGCGCCGCGCGAGGGCAACCTGCTCAAGAACGCGCCGCACACCGCCGCCGTCCTCACCGCGCAGGAGTGGGATCGCTCCTACACCCGCGAGCAGGCCGCCTTCCCCGCGCCCTACTTGCGCGAGGGCAAGTTCTGGCCCTCCGTGGGCCGCCTCAACAACGTGCTCGGCGACCGCAAGCTCATCTGCTCCTGCCCTCCCACCGAGGACTACGCAGAGCAGGCCGCCTGA
- the folD gene encoding bifunctional methylenetetrahydrofolate dehydrogenase/methenyltetrahydrofolate cyclohydrolase FolD, with translation MAQLIDGKAIAARVREQVRQDVERLRASGGPTPGLAVVRVGEDPASKIYVNGKKRAAAEVGFQSWEHPLPATVSQGELLALVARLNADPAVHGILVQLPLPAHLDVDAVIAAVSPDKDVDGFHPVSAGRLSLGLPGLRPCTPLGVMHLLGGVGCNPSGKRAVVVGRSNIVGKPMALMLLQADATVTVCHRKSDLAREVGQADILVAAAGVPELVRGHWVKPGAVVIDVGINRRADGTLVGDVEFAPAFVHARMITPVPGGVGPMTIAMLMRNTLQAARAATSR, from the coding sequence ATGGCCCAGCTGATCGACGGCAAGGCAATCGCCGCGCGCGTGCGCGAGCAGGTGCGGCAGGACGTGGAGCGGCTGCGCGCGAGCGGCGGGCCCACGCCCGGGCTCGCCGTGGTGCGCGTGGGCGAGGACCCCGCCTCGAAGATCTACGTCAACGGCAAGAAGCGGGCGGCGGCGGAGGTGGGCTTCCAGTCCTGGGAGCACCCGCTGCCCGCGACCGTCTCGCAAGGGGAGCTGCTCGCGCTCGTGGCGCGGCTCAACGCGGACCCGGCCGTGCACGGCATCCTCGTGCAGCTCCCGCTGCCCGCGCACCTGGACGTGGACGCGGTGATCGCGGCGGTGAGCCCCGACAAGGACGTGGACGGCTTCCACCCGGTGAGCGCGGGCCGCCTCTCGCTGGGCCTCCCGGGCCTGCGCCCCTGCACCCCGCTGGGCGTGATGCACCTGCTCGGCGGGGTGGGCTGCAACCCCTCGGGCAAGCGCGCCGTCGTCGTGGGGCGCAGCAACATCGTGGGCAAGCCCATGGCGCTGATGCTGCTGCAGGCGGACGCCACCGTGACGGTGTGCCACCGCAAGAGCGACCTGGCGCGCGAGGTTGGCCAGGCGGACATCCTCGTGGCCGCGGCCGGGGTGCCCGAGCTGGTGCGGGGCCACTGGGTGAAGCCCGGCGCGGTCGTCATCGACGTGGGCATCAACCGGCGCGCGGACGGCACGCTGGTGGGCGACGTGGAGTTCGCCCCGGCCTTCGTGCACGCCCGGATGATCACCCCGGTGCCCGGGGGGGTGGGCCCGATGACCATCGCGATGCTGATGCGCAACACGCTGCAGGCCGCGCGCGCGGCTACTTCGCGTTGA
- the metF gene encoding methylenetetrahydrofolate reductase [NAD(P)H] — protein sequence MKIRYRLNPSNPCFSFEFYPPKTDDGTRALLRTLEELAPLEPGFVSVTYGAGGSTRDRTVDLVTQIKRTTGITAMAHLTCIGHDREELRAILRKLSDAQVENVLVLRGDPQAGAPGFVPHEGGFRYASELVEFIRGEDFGFCLGGACYPEGHVETVSREEDLVHLKQKVDAGLDFVITQLFFDNAFYFDFVERARRAGINVPIVPGIMPITNYEQLQRFTRMCGATVPMRLALQLERVRDQPEALMQLGVAHATVQCMELLSRGVPGIHFYTLNKSPATRMIVGALRART from the coding sequence ATGAAGATTCGTTATCGCTTGAATCCGTCCAATCCCTGCTTCTCGTTCGAATTCTACCCCCCGAAGACGGACGACGGCACGCGTGCCCTGCTGCGCACCCTGGAAGAGCTCGCTCCCCTGGAGCCCGGGTTCGTCTCGGTGACGTACGGGGCGGGCGGCAGCACGCGCGACCGCACGGTGGACCTGGTGACGCAGATCAAGCGCACCACGGGCATCACGGCGATGGCGCACCTCACCTGCATCGGGCACGACCGCGAGGAGCTGCGCGCCATCCTGCGCAAGCTCTCGGACGCGCAGGTGGAGAACGTGCTGGTGCTGCGCGGGGACCCCCAGGCGGGCGCGCCCGGCTTCGTGCCCCACGAGGGGGGCTTCCGCTACGCGAGCGAGCTCGTCGAGTTCATCCGCGGCGAGGACTTCGGCTTCTGCCTCGGCGGGGCCTGCTACCCCGAGGGGCACGTGGAGACGGTGAGCCGCGAGGAGGACCTGGTCCACTTGAAGCAGAAGGTGGACGCGGGCCTGGACTTCGTCATCACCCAGCTCTTCTTCGACAACGCCTTCTACTTCGACTTCGTGGAGCGGGCGCGCCGCGCCGGCATCAACGTCCCCATCGTGCCGGGCATCATGCCGATCACGAACTACGAGCAGCTGCAGCGCTTCACCCGGATGTGCGGGGCCACGGTGCCCATGCGGCTCGCGCTGCAGCTCGAGCGCGTGCGCGATCAGCCCGAGGCCCTGATGCAGCTGGGCGTGGCGCACGCCACGGTGCAGTGCATGGAGCTGCTCTCGCGCGGCGTGCCCGGCATCCACTTCTACACCCTCAACAAGTCCCCCGCGACGCGCATGATCGTGGGGGCACTGCGAGCTCGCACATGA